GAGACCGCGCCCTGCGAACCGCCGAACACCAGCAGCACCCGCGCGTCGTCGGCGAAGCCGAAATGGGCCCGCGCCTCGGCTCGTAACGCCGCGCGGTCCAGCGCGGTGATCGACGCCCGGACCGGTACCCCGACCACCTCGGCGCGCCGCAGCCCGGAATCCGGCACCGCGCAGAGCAGCCGGTCTGCGGTGCGGGCCCCGACCCGGTTGGCCAGCCCGGCCCGGGCGTTGGCTTCGTGGATCACCACCGGGATCCGCCGACGGAGCCGGGGTCGCAACGGCAGGCCGCGGGCGGCCAGGTAGGCCGGCAGCGCGACGTACCCACCGAAACCGACGACTACGTCGGCGTCGACGGCGTCCAGCACGTTCCGAGTCTCCCGGACGGCGCGCCAGACCCGCGGTGGCAGCCGGGCCAGGTCGCCGCTGGGCTTGCGCGGCATGGGCACGGGCGTGATCAGTTCTAGGTGGTAGCCGCGGTCGGGCACCAGCTTGGTCTCCAGTCCGCGCCGGGTACCTAACGCGGTAATCCGGACGTGTGGATCCAACGCGATCAAAGCGTCGGCGACGGCCATCGCGGGCTCGACGTGGCCGGCCGTCCCGCCGCCGGCGAGAACGACCGACAATGAATCAAAAGACGGCGAGGCGGCACCGGCGGGCCGGGGGTTGCCCCGTGCCCGCCGGCCGGCTGGTTGACCGTGTCTTTCACCCGTAACGCTGACCTTCCAATGCGCGAACGCGCCGTGGGTGGCGCCGTCCGGCGTGCTGCTGGCCAGCTCCATGATGCTCCCCCGCAACCGGGAGGTGCCCCCTGCCCCGCAAGCGGGTGGTACCCCCAGAACGGGGAACCGGCTGATCAGCTGTGCGGGGTGGCGTGGATCGCGGGGGCTTGTCCATCCGCCGGGCGGCCTGTCGGGGCGCCTTCAGGGGTGCCTTTCGCGCGGGCTGTGGTTGGGCCGGCTGTAGGTGAGCACGCTTGCGGTCCCGAAACGTCTCGATACGAGTCGGTAGATACGGCTCGGGTGGGGGCAGCCGCAGCACCCGGTTTACCTTGTCGTCGCGCCCGGCCCGCAGCGCGGCCACCGCCTCCGGTTCATGGCGGGCCGCATTGGCGATGATGCCGATCAGCGAAAGTGTTGCGGCCGTGGAGGTTCCACCAGCGGAGATGAGCGGCAGCTGGAGACCGGTGACGGGCAGCAGCCCGATCACGTAGCCGATGTTGATGAACGCCTGTCCCAGCACCCATAGCGTCGTCGTGGCGGTCAGCAGCCGCAGAAACGGGTCGGCCGACCGACGAGCGATGCGCATGCCGGTGTAGGCGAACAATCCGAACAGTCCCAGCAGTCCTACCGCGCCGACGAGGCCCAGCTCCTCACCGATGATTGCGAAGATGAAGTCGTTGTGGGCGTTGGGCAAGTAGTTCCACTTGGCCACGCCCTGGCCGAGACCATCGCCGAAGATGCCACCCTGGGCCAGCGCGAACTTTGCCTGCCGGGCCTGATAGCCGGAGTCTTGCGGATCGTTTTCGGGGTTGAGCCACGACCGCACCCGGTCTGACCGGTAGCCCGCCGACACCGCCAGGACCGCGGCGGAGATGACCACCGCTGCCAGTGAGCTGAGGAAGACGCGCAGCGGCAGCCCCGCGTACCACAGCAGGCCCAACAGGATGATGCCCATGGATACCGTCTGTCCGAGGTCGGGCTGGGCCACAATCAACGCGAGCGCGACGACGGCGGCCGGCACCAGCGGAATCAGCATCTCGCGCAGCGAGGCCCGTTCCATGCGTCGGGCCGCCAGCAGATGCGCACCCCAGATCGCAAACGCCATCTTGGCCAGCTCAGAAGGCTGCATCGAGAATCCCGCGACCACGAACCAACCGCGAGAGCCGTTGGCCTCCTTGCCGATTCCCGGCACCAGCACCAGCACCAGCATCACGATGGTGATCGCGAAACCGGAGAACGCGATGCGCCGCATGAATCGCACCGACATCCGCAAAGAGATATAGCCCCCGGCAAGACCGATGACCGTCCACAACACCTGCTTGCCGAAGATCACCCACGCCGATCCGTCGTCGTCATAGGAGCGCACCGCCGATGCCGACAGCACCATGATCAGTCCAAGGGTCGTCAGCAGCGCGGCGACCGCGATGATGAGGTGAAAGGAGGTCATCGGCCGGCCCAGCCAGGCGCCGAACCGGGTGCGTGGCCCCCGCTTCTCGGGCCCAGCAGAACTGCCTTGAACCTTGCCGCCCGCCGGGGCCATCTGCCGCGCCGAATCCTCCGCCTGGCACGTCTCCCCTGCGTCGTCCGGCTCGGTCCGCCCCTGAGGGGACGTCTCGTCGTTCCGCGTGCTCCGGCGCAGCAGGCGGGTCAGCGCGTCACCCATGCCCGCCTACCGGTCCGCGGCGCGCACGGCGGCGGCGAAGGCGTCGCCGCGGTCGGCGTAACCGGTGAACTGGTCGAATGAGGCGCCGGCCGGGGCCAGCAGCACCGTGTCACCGGGTTTGGCAAGGGTCCGGGCCGCGGCCACGGCAGCGGTCATCACGCGAGCGCCGATGGTCTCGCCGACATTGTCAACTTCTGCCACATGAGCAACAGAAACCTCAGCAGTCGCATGCATACCAGCATCCTCGCCTGTCACAACCTGAACGACGGGGACATCGGGCGCGTGTCGTGATAACGCCTCGGCAACCGCTGCGCGATCCCGGCCGATCAATACCACTCCGACCAGCCGGGGAGCGATTCTGGCGACCGCGGCGTCTACCGATGCGCCCTTGAGCAGACCACCGGCTACCCAGACCACCCGCGGATAGGCCAGCACCGATGCCTCGGCGGCGTGCGGGTTAGTGGCTTTTGAATCGTCGACATATTTGATGCCGTCGCAGACGGTCACCAGCTCGGCTCGATGTCTGCCCAGCTGAAACGAGGCGATGGCGTCCGCGATCGCACCGGCCGGCACCCCGACAGAGCGGGCCAGGGCCGCCGCGGCCAAGGCGTCGAGCACGCCGACCGGGCCGGGCACCGGTATCGACGCGACGGGCAGCAGCGTCAGGTCGTCAGCGAAGGCGCGGTCAACCAGCGCTCCGCCGCGGACGCCCAGCTCCCCCACTGCCGGTTCGCCGAGCCGGAAACCAGCCCGTACCTGCGCGGGCGCGGTGTCCAGCAGGCCAGCCGCCCGGCTGTCATCCAGCCCGACCACCGCCACCCGGCCGGTCAGCGCTCGGGCTTTGGCCGCGGTGTATTCGGCCATCGTGGGATGCCAGTCCAGGTGGTCTTCGGCGATGTTAAGCACGACGCCCGCCTCGGGCCGCAACGACGGCGCCCAGTGCAACTGGAAGCTGGACAGCTCGACGGCCAGCAGATCGGCAGGCTCACCCAGCGCGTCCAACACCGGGCTGCCGATGTTGCCGCACAGCAGGCTGCTGCGGTCCGCGGCGGTCAACATGGCGTGCAGCATCGACGTCGTGGTGGTCTTGCCGTTAGTGCCCGTCACGACCAGCCAGCGACGCGGTGGCCCGTAGCACCCGGCGGCATCCAGTCGCCAGGCCAGCTCCACATCACCCCAAATCGGCACGCCCGCCGCGGCGGCCGCGGCCAGCAACGGCGTGGCGGGCGAGAAACCGGGGCTGGCGACCGCCAGGGCATACCTCGTTTGCGGGTCAGATATCTGCTGTATGGCGACCGACGTGGGCACGGTCGACACCCCGCTGTCGGCGTAGGAGCGCAGGGTAGCCGGGTTGTCGTCGCACAACGTTGCCGTTGCACCAAGCCGGGTCAGCGCCGCCAGCACCGCCCGGCCGGTCACACCGCCACCGGCTACCAGCACCGGTGCTCCCGACCGGAGTGGGTCAAGCACGTCAGGCATCGACCGCGGCCAGCCACTCGCCGTAGAACAACGCCACGCCGAGACCGCAGGTAATGGCCGTGAGCAGCCAAAAACGAATGATCACCGTGGTTTCGGCCCAGCCGGCCAACTCGAAGTGATGGTGGAAGGGCGCCATCCGGAACATCCGGCGCCCGGTGGTCCGGAAGGTCAGGATCTGCAACACCACCGAGGCGATCTCGGCGACGAACAGTGAACCCAGCACCACCGCGAGGATTTCGGTGCGGCTGGTCACCGACAACCCCGCGATAATGCCGCCCAACGCCAGGGACCCGGTGTCACCCATGAAGATCTTGGCGGGCGCGGCGTTCCACCACAAAAAACCGATGCAGGCGCCAGCGGTCGCGGCCGCGATGAGCGCCAAATCCAGCGGATCGCGCACGTTGTAGCAGCCCAGGCCCGGCGCGGTAACGCACGCGTTGCGGTATTGCCAAAAGGTGATCAGCACATAGGCCGCGGTGACCATCGCCATGCTGCCTGCGGCCAGACCATCCAGGCCGTCGGTGAAGTTGACCGCGTTCGACCAGGCACTGACGATGACCAGGCAGAACAGCACAAACAGCGCCGGGGCCAGGGTGACCGTGGCGATCTCACGCACGTAGGAAAGCTCGGCGCTGCCCGGTGTCAGACCGGCGGGATTGTGGAATTGCAGCGCCAGCACACCGAACAGCACCGCGGCGGTGATCTGACCGACCGTCTTGGCCGTCTTGTTCAGCCCGAGGTTGCGCGACCTTCGAATCTTGATCAGATCGTCGACGAATCCGACGCCTCCCAGCGCCGTTGCCAGGCCCAGCACCAACAAGCCCGATGCCGATATGCCTTCGCCGTCAAATGCCAGCCCGGCAAGGTGGGTGCCCAGGTACCCCGCCCAGATGCCGGCCAGAATCGCCACACCACCCATTGACGGCGTGCCCCGCTTGGTGTGGTGGCTGGGTGGGCCGTCCTCGCGGATCTGGTGGCCGAAGCCCTGCTTGGTGAACAACCGGATCAGCACCGGCGTCAGCAGGATGGACACCGTCACCGCGACGGCGACGGCGATAAGGATCTGTCTCATGGGCGCGTGCTCCGGCACGTGTCATCTGCGACCAATGCGTCGGCCAGTGCCCCGAGTCCGGCCGCATTGGACGCCTTCACCAGGACCACGTCCCCGGGTTGCACCTCGGCCCGCAACAGTGTCAGGGCGGCGTCGCCGTCGACCACGTTGACAGCCCCTTTGTCGGCCTCTGCCGGAGTTCCCGACCCCCAGGAGCCCTCCATGACCGCTGCGTGGTGCATGGCGCTCACCGACCTCCCGGTTCCCACGACAACGAGTCGAGACACATCTAAGCGCACCGCGAGCCGGCCGATGCGATCGTGCTCGGCGATCGCGTCCGCACCGAGCTCGGCCATCTCTCCCAGCACCGCCCAGCTGCGGCGTTTTTTGGCGGGGCCAGCCCCGGTCTGGGCAATCCAGGCCAGCGCCTGCAGCCCCGCTCGCATCGAATCGGGGTTGGCGTTGTAGGCATCGTCGATCACCGTCACCCCGTCGCATCGGGTGGTCACCTGCATCCGGTGCCGCGACACCGGCCCCGCTGCGGTCAGCGCGGCCGCGATCTGCTCGACGCTGGCGCCGCACTGCAGCGCGACCGCGATCACACACAGCGCGTTGGCGACCTGATGCTCGCCGGACACCCCGAGGCGAACCTCGGCAGCTCGGTCGTCTGCGTGCACGGTGAAGCGCGGCCGGGCCAGTTCGTCGAGGGATACCGGTCCGGCCCAGACGTGGCTGGGTCCGACGCCGGTACGGTCGGCGCGGCTGACCCGAACCACCCGGGCCTTGGTCGCATCGGCCATCGCCGCCACCGCCGGGTCATCGACGTTGAGGATGACCACCCCGGATTGCGGAACCGATTGCGGCAGTTCGGCTTTGGTCTGCGCGATGATCTCCCGGGAGCCGAACTCGCCCAGATGCGCGGTACCGACGTTGAGGACGACGCCGATCGCTGGTGGCGCGATGTCGGCCAGCGCAGCGATATTTCCGGGATGGCGTGCCGACATCTCCACGATGAGGTAGCTGGTGCGCCGTGTCGCCCGCAGCACCGTCCAGGGATGACCCAGCTCGTTGTTGAAAGACCCCGGCGGGGCCACCACCTCTCCCAGCGGGCCAAGCGCCGCGGCCAACAGGTCCTTGGTGGACGTCTTGCCCGATGAGCCGGTGATCCCGATGATGGTCAGCCCGCCGGTTACCAGCTCCGCGGCCACCGCCTTGGCCAGCTTGGCCAGTGCGGCAAGCACCGCTGCGCCCGAGCCGTCCTTATCGTGCTCGAGCACTCCGGTAAGTCGGCCCTCGGCTCCGGCGGTCCGGGGTTGGGGGGCAACCACGATCGCGGGGACTCCGACTGGCCGGGCGGCCAGCACGGCGACCGCACCGGCGGCGACCGCCGATGCCGCGTGGTCGTGCCCATCGGAACGGGCCCCCGGCAGTGCCAGGAAAAGCCCGCCCGGACCAACCGCCCGTGAGTCGAACTCGACCGTCCCGGTGACATGGCGTTGTGCGGCGTCTCCCGGCGAGATGTCGGCCAGCGAGCCACCCACGATCTCGGCGATCTGGGCCACGGTCAGGTCGATCACGTGCGGGCCTCCCGGGTCGGCAGCGCCTCCAGAGCCTCGGCCAGCTCCACCCGGTCGTCGAACGGGCGAACCCCGCCGGCGCCGTGTTGCCCGGTTTCATGGCCTTTTCCCGCGATGAGCACCACATCACCGGGGCGGGCCCAGGCGACCGCGTGCTCGATGGCGGCCCGCCGGTCGCCGATCTCGACCACCTGCGCCGCACCGCCGCCCCCGGCGGCACCGGCCAGGATCTCGCGCCGGATTGCCGCCGGATCCTCACCGCGCGGGTTGTCGTCGGTCACAACGACCAGATCGGCCAGCTCGGCGGCGACCCCGCCCATCGGGGCCCGCTTGCCCCGATCACGCTCGCCACCGGCACCGAACACCACCGCCAGCCGGCGGTCCGGGCGCAGCAGCGTTGTCAGCACCGCCCGCAATGCTTCCGGTTTGTGGGCGTAGTCGACCAGCGCCAGAAAACCCTGACCGCGATCGATCTCTTCCAGCCGGCCAGGCACCCGAGTATCCCGCAACCCCGGTGCCGCCTGCTCCGGTGACACTCCGACGGCGTCGAGAATCGCCAGTGCGACAAGGCAATTGGCGACGTTGTAGTGTCCCGTCAACCCAATACCAACCCGGTGCTGGACACCAACCGGGTCGATGACGGTGAACTCCTGCCCGCCGGCGCCCATCGGGGCGACCTCGATTGCCCGCCAGTGCGCGGGCTGATCTGCGGCGCTGACGGTGATCGCGTCACCGGCCCGGGCGGCCATCGCGCGCCCGGCCTCATCGTCGATACAGACCACGACGGCGCGGGCGCGCAGCGCTGATGCCGGCTCGAACAGCGATGCCTTGGCCTCGAAATAGTCGGCCATGCTGGGGTGGAAGTCGAGGTGGTCGCGTGACAGGTTGGTGAACGCTCCGACCGCGAACCGGGTGCCGTCCACCCGGCCGAGTGCCAGCGCATGACTGGACACCTCCATGACCACGGTGTCCACCCGGCGTTCGGCCATCGTTGCGAGCATCGCCTGCAGCGCGGGCGCCTCCGGAGTGGTCAACGCGCTGGGGATGTCGGCGCCGTCGATGCGGATGCCGATGGTGCCGATCAACCCGGCGACTCGCCCGCCGGCTCGCAGACCGGCTTCGACCAGGTAGGTCGTGGTGGTTTTGCCGGATGTGCCGGTGATCCCGACGACCGTCAGCCGGTCAGATGGACGTCCATAGACGGTGGCGGCCAGGTCACCGAGCACATCGCGGGGTGCGGGGTGCACCAGCACCGGTACCGCCGGTAGGCCGGGTTGAGCGGTTATCGCGGCGACACCGGCGGCGTCGGTGAGCGCTGCGACGGCGCCGCGTTGGATGGCATCGCCGACATACCGGGCGCCGTGTGTAGCCGAGCCGGGCAGGGCGGCGAACAGGTCACCGGGCCGCACATCCTGGGCGCGCAGCGTCACCCCGGTGACCGGCACGTCCGGAACGGTTGCGAGGTGATCGGGCCCCTCGGCCAACACCGCGCCAACCTGAGTCGCCAGCGCAGGCAGCGGAACGCCCGCGCCGGCGCTGGGGCGCAACCCAGTGGGAACCGCCGCCACTCCTGTCACCACCTCCATTCAACGTCTGACACTGAGTGAATGCCATGATCGGCCCTGACACCCTACCTAGACAGAACCGGGCGTTCCCGCGCCTGCAGAGTTCGGCGCACGTTGGTCAACTCTGGGCTGATCAGCAGCACCGGTCAAGGCCGACCGGCTGCAGCTTGAGCGAGTTGGACGCGGGACGCCTCCCGAGCGCGCTCCGCCGGGTCCGTAGTGGCGGTCTTGGCAGAAGCACCGCAAGAAAACGGGGCCGCTGTGGCAATTACGCCTGCCCCGCAGCAGCTCAGCGGCATAGACATCAATACAACCGCGTGCAACCACAACGAGCGTCGCGAATGTCCTACGACCCCTGCCGCACGCAATATACGCGGTATAGCCGATGGGATTTGCCGCTCCAACTCGCACAGTTGAGCCCAGCGCTTGAGCCACGATCCTGGCCCAAGCCGGCGTGCGGGTCATGGGTGCTAGGCGGCACACGTAGCCGGGTCAAGGCCAAGATTCATCGCACGCGGTGGCCGAACGGGCCACAGACATCCTCAAGTTGTCCCGCCACGACGTTGTGGCTGCAGCTCCAGTGTCTGACCCGACTCCCCATACATCAGGAGAACGATGCCCTACATGACTGCCGAATCCGAAATGCTGATCTCGGCGGCAGGCAATATGGCGAGCCCGCAGCCAACCCGCGCCGTGCAAGAAAATGAGAATGGACAGGATTCGTCACGTGTCGCCAAACACACCTCCCGATCCAACCCCCGGTTTCAACCCCGGTTTCAATTAGGCCGGCACGTTCCGAAAGCCGTCGCCCAGGAAGGATTTCTGGTCCAGCCATTCACCCAACATTGCCACGTCATTCACACCGAGGGAGATCATGCTGTCATCGGGGTATCTCCGGGGAATAGTTACTTCTCCCGGGACCGCATACGGGATCTCGCAGTCTGGGGGCTCACGAATTTTGACCGAGTGGACTTCGTCTACACCGATGTCCACGTGGCCGAGAGCCACGAGGCGCTAGGCGATTCCCCGATCGAGGCCCGGCGCAAAGCGGTCAAAAACATCCGCGGCGTCCGCGCCAAAATCGTCGCCGCGGTGAGCGAGCTCGACCCAACCGGGACTCGGCTGCATGCCCGTCCGATGTCTGAATTCCAGTCCAACGACGCATACCGGCAGCTGCATGCGGACCTGCTCGCGCGCCTGAACCACGACGAGGACTTCCGCGCTGTCTGCCGGTACTTGGTGCGGCGCTTCCTGTCCACGAAACTGGCTGCGGGTCAGGAGCCCAAGGCCGCTCAGGAGCAGGTGTGCCTGGACTACATCTGCACCGAGGCCCCGTTATTCCTTGACACACCTGCGGTTCTCGGAGTGCCGTCGTCGTTGAATTGCTACCACCAATCGCTGCCCATGGCCGAGATGCTCTATGCCCGAGGGTCGGGACTGCGAGCATCGCGCAACCAAGGCCACGCCATTGTCACGCCGGATGGGAGCCCCACCGAATGACCGCGACCGCTCCGCTCGATGTCCCATTCGCTGCACGCGGGGATCGGATTCCCGACGAAGTCGCGAGATTGCGAACCTGTGAGCCCATCCGCAAGGTGCGGACCGTTGCCGGTGACGAAGCCTGGCTCGTCTCCTCGTATGCACTGTGCACGCAGGTGCTTCAGGATCGGCGCTTCTCGATGAAGGAAACCGCAGCCCCCGGTGCTCCCCGCCTGAACGCGCTCACCATTCCACCCGAAGTGGTCAACAACATGGGAAACATTGCCGACGCGGGTTTGCGCAAGGCGGTGATGAAGGCCATCACCCCGAAGGCCCCCGGGGTGGAGCAGTTTCTACGCGATACAGCGAACTCCTTGCTGGACAACCTGATTGCCGAGGGCCCGCCAGCCGATCTGCGAAATGACTTCGCCGATCCCCTGGCCTCCGCGCTGCACTCCAAGGTTCTAGGCATCCCGCAAGAAGACGGCCCGAAGCTGTTCCGCAGCCTGAGTATCGCTTTCATGAGTTCGGCCGATCCGATCCCCGCCGCGACGATCAACTGGGATCGAGACATCGCATACATGGCCGGAATTCTGGACAACCCGAACGTCACGACTGGACTCATGGGCGAACTCGGCCGGCTCCGGAAAGATCCCCAATACTCACACGTCTCCGACGAGCTGTTCGCCACAATCGGCGTGACTTTCTTCGGTGCGGGTGTCATCTCTACCGGCAGCTTCCTCACCATGGCGTTGATATCGCTGATACAGCATCCGCGACTGCGGAACTTGTTGCACGAAAAGCCGGAACTAATCCCGGCCGGTGTGGAGGAGCTGCTGCGGATCAACCTCTCCTTCGCTGACGGGTTACCACGCCTGGCCACCGCCGACATCGAGGTCGGCGACGTGCTGGTCCGCAAGGGGGAGCTGGTGCTGGTGCTACTCGAGGGCGCCAACTTCGATCCATCGCACTTCCCGAACCCGGAGACGATCGACCTCGACCGGCCCAATCCCACCTCTCACCTTGCGTTCGGCCGCGGCCAACATTTCTGTCCGGGATCCGCCCTTGGCCGCCGCCATGCACAGATCGGCGTCGAGACAGTGCTGCAAAATATTCCGGGCTTCGACCTGGCCGTGCCGATCGACCAATTGGTCTGGCGCACCCGGTTCCAACGACGCATCCCCGAACGCCTGCCGGTGCTCTGGTAGTCCTTCGTTCCCGACGGTGAAGCTACTGTCGTCCGGCTTGACCAAAAAGCGATGCATGTCACGGCACACGTGCGATCCGCTGTCGCCGCCTTCGTGCCCGCCGGACCCGCCCTTGACGCGGAAACATCTCGCTTATGTGCCACTGGTTGTGTTGAGTGCGGCGGCTGGGTTGGATGCCAGCGGCGTGTCCATGCTCAACAGCGCTTTGCCGTCGATGGGCAGGGAGTTCGGCACGTCGACGCAGACTCTGTCGTGGGCGATCACCGGGTACGCGCTCGCGTTCGCTGGTCTCGTGTTGTGCGGTGGTGCGATGACCGATCGGCTTCGTCGCCGGCAGGTGCTGGTCTGGGGTTTGGCCCTGGTCGGTCTGGGTGGTGTGCTCGCGATCGTGGCGCCCACATTTTGGATCGTCGTAGCGGGGCGGGTGTTGCAGGGCGTGGGCGCGGCGATAACCATGCCCGCGACCACGGCACTGCTGACGTCGGTCTATCACAGCGACCCGCTGCGCTCACGCGCGTTGGGCGTGTTCTCCTCGGCACAGGCATGCTGCTTCGCGGCCGGTCTTGTGCTCGGTGGAGTTATCACCAGCACCCTCGGTTGGCGCTGGGTGTTTGCCCTGCACGTCGCGGTGGCGGCAGTCACGGCCGCAGCGGCCGTCCGGTGGCTGCCCACCGGCATGCCGCGACACAATCACCCCCTAGACCTGGTCGGGGCGGGCGCTCTGATGACAGCGATCACCCTAGTAATCCTGGCGGCCGATGTGGCATCCAGACACGATGGCCTCCTGCTGGCCGCCGCCACGCTCACAGCCGCTGCGGCCATGAGCTCGCTGTGGTGGTGGCGTAGCCGAATACACAACAATGAGGCGCTTTTGCTGAATCGGGCGCTGATGCGCATGCATTCGGTGCGCCGCGCGGCTTTGGTGGCCATCATCTTCTTCTTTTGTGGTACCGGCTCATTGTTTTTGCTCCCGCTGTACCTACAACAGGTGCACGGCCTATCACCCGCCGCATCGGGTCTAGCGATTCTTCCGGTCAGCCTGGCCGTGACCACCGCGGCGCTGCTGTCCGGTCGGTTACTAAAAACCCGCGGGCCGCGCATGTTGCTGATGTTGGGACTTCCGCTGACATCTGCGGGTGTATTCCTGTGGTGCACCGTCGGGGCAAATAGCCCCTACGCGGGCGCCATCCTCGCCGGCTTAGTCGTCACCGGAATCGGGCAGGGCCTGGCATTTCCGGCCGTCACCGCGGTCAGTCTGCAGGACGTGCCGGCGCACGCCCACGGCACGGCGTCTGCCATCACGATCACAGCGCTACAGGCCGGCGGTGCAATCGGGCCCACGGTCCTGGCAGGGGTCGCCCAAGGCATTGCACCGGCCGGCGACGGCGGCTTGACCTTGGCCGGCTACCACCTGGGCTTCGCCGTCGCAGCGAGCACGTTGCTTTGCCTTGCAATTCCAGCGGTCGTTGGCCTTCGGATTGGCTCATCGGCGTAGCCGGCATGGCCCGCCGCGAACGCTACCCAACCCGGCAACCACGTCGCGTTTTGGAACGGGGTCGAGAGCGACCGCGAACGGAACCGCCAGGGTCCCTACCGATCTCTTCTCGATGCTCTAACCCTGGGTGTGTAAGACACCACCCCAGGTTGCCGGCAGCAGCGGAACCCACGGGCCATCACCAAACATGCCGCTCAACACTGTAATCAACCCTCGCGGCTGTGTAGCGATCTGTTTGGGGGCTGAATCGGCAAATCCCATAGCGCCAGCGTCCGGCTGCGGCGCCAGATCGTGATGTTCGCCAACGAAGACCAAACCTGCGACGTCGTCGGTGGGTTCGGGCCCCGCCCCCGCAG
The nucleotide sequence above comes from Mycobacterium decipiens. Encoded proteins:
- the ftsW gene encoding putative lipid II flippase FtsW gives rise to the protein MAPAGGKVQGSSAGPEKRGPRTRFGAWLGRPMTSFHLIIAVAALLTTLGLIMVLSASAVRSYDDDGSAWVIFGKQVLWTVIGLAGGYISLRMSVRFMRRIAFSGFAITIVMLVLVLVPGIGKEANGSRGWFVVAGFSMQPSELAKMAFAIWGAHLLAARRMERASLREMLIPLVPAAVVALALIVAQPDLGQTVSMGIILLGLLWYAGLPLRVFLSSLAAVVISAAVLAVSAGYRSDRVRSWLNPENDPQDSGYQARQAKFALAQGGIFGDGLGQGVAKWNYLPNAHNDFIFAIIGEELGLVGAVGLLGLFGLFAYTGMRIARRSADPFLRLLTATTTLWVLGQAFINIGYVIGLLPVTGLQLPLISAGGTSTAATLSLIGIIANAARHEPEAVAALRAGRDDKVNRVLRLPPPEPYLPTRIETFRDRKRAHLQPAQPQPARKAPLKAPRQAARRMDKPPRSTPPRTADQPVPRSGGTTRLRGRGHLPVAGEHHGAGQQHAGRRHPRRVRALEGQRYG
- the murD gene encoding UDP-N-acetylmuramoyl-L-alanine--D-glutamate ligase, with translation MLDPLRSGAPVLVAGGGVTGRAVLAALTRLGATATLCDDNPATLRSYADSGVSTVPTSVAIQQISDPQTRYALAVASPGFSPATPLLAAAAAAGVPIWGDVELAWRLDAAGCYGPPRRWLVVTGTNGKTTTTSMLHAMLTAADRSSLLCGNIGSPVLDALGEPADLLAVELSSFQLHWAPSLRPEAGVVLNIAEDHLDWHPTMAEYTAAKARALTGRVAVVGLDDSRAAGLLDTAPAQVRAGFRLGEPAVGELGVRGGALVDRAFADDLTLLPVASIPVPGPVGVLDALAAAALARSVGVPAGAIADAIASFQLGRHRAELVTVCDGIKYVDDSKATNPHAAEASVLAYPRVVWVAGGLLKGASVDAAVARIAPRLVGVVLIGRDRAAVAEALSRHAPDVPVVQVVTGEDAGMHATAEVSVAHVAEVDNVGETIGARVMTAAVAAARTLAKPGDTVLLAPAGASFDQFTGYADRGDAFAAAVRAADR
- the mraY gene encoding phospho-N-acetylmuramoyl-pentapeptide-transferase is translated as MRQILIAVAVAVTVSILLTPVLIRLFTKQGFGHQIREDGPPSHHTKRGTPSMGGVAILAGIWAGYLGTHLAGLAFDGEGISASGLLVLGLATALGGVGFVDDLIKIRRSRNLGLNKTAKTVGQITAAVLFGVLALQFHNPAGLTPGSAELSYVREIATVTLAPALFVLFCLVIVSAWSNAVNFTDGLDGLAAGSMAMVTAAYVLITFWQYRNACVTAPGLGCYNVRDPLDLALIAAATAGACIGFLWWNAAPAKIFMGDTGSLALGGIIAGLSVTSRTEILAVVLGSLFVAEIASVVLQILTFRTTGRRMFRMAPFHHHFELAGWAETTVIIRFWLLTAITCGLGVALFYGEWLAAVDA
- a CDS encoding UDP-N-acetylmuramoyl-tripeptide--D-alanyl-D-alanine ligase — translated: MIDLTVAQIAEIVGGSLADISPGDAAQRHVTGTVEFDSRAVGPGGLFLALPGARSDGHDHAASAVAAGAVAVLAARPVGVPAIVVAPQPRTAGAEGRLTGVLEHDKDGSGAAVLAALAKLAKAVAAELVTGGLTIIGITGSSGKTSTKDLLAAALGPLGEVVAPPGSFNNELGHPWTVLRATRRTSYLIVEMSARHPGNIAALADIAPPAIGVVLNVGTAHLGEFGSREIIAQTKAELPQSVPQSGVVILNVDDPAVAAMADATKARVVRVSRADRTGVGPSHVWAGPVSLDELARPRFTVHADDRAAEVRLGVSGEHQVANALCVIAVALQCGASVEQIAAALTAAGPVSRHRMQVTTRCDGVTVIDDAYNANPDSMRAGLQALAWIAQTGAGPAKKRRSWAVLGEMAELGADAIAEHDRIGRLAVRLDVSRLVVVGTGRSVSAMHHAAVMEGSWGSGTPAEADKGAVNVVDGDAALTLLRAEVQPGDVVLVKASNAAGLGALADALVADDTCRSTRP
- a CDS encoding UDP-N-acetylmuramoyl-L-alanyl-D-glutamate--2,6-diaminopimelate ligase, whose amino-acid sequence is MEVVTGVAAVPTGLRPSAGAGVPLPALATQVGAVLAEGPDHLATVPDVPVTGVTLRAQDVRPGDLFAALPGSATHGARYVGDAIQRGAVAALTDAAGVAAITAQPGLPAVPVLVHPAPRDVLGDLAATVYGRPSDRLTVVGITGTSGKTTTTYLVEAGLRAGGRVAGLIGTIGIRIDGADIPSALTTPEAPALQAMLATMAERRVDTVVMEVSSHALALGRVDGTRFAVGAFTNLSRDHLDFHPSMADYFEAKASLFEPASALRARAVVVCIDDEAGRAMAARAGDAITVSAADQPAHWRAIEVAPMGAGGQEFTVIDPVGVQHRVGIGLTGHYNVANCLVALAILDAVGVSPEQAAPGLRDTRVPGRLEEIDRGQGFLALVDYAHKPEALRAVLTTLLRPDRRLAVVFGAGGERDRGKRAPMGGVAAELADLVVVTDDNPRGEDPAAIRREILAGAAGGGGAAQVVEIGDRRAAIEHAVAWARPGDVVLIAGKGHETGQHGAGGVRPFDDRVELAEALEALPTREART
- a CDS encoding cytochrome P450; its protein translation is MTATAPLDVPFAARGDRIPDEVARLRTCEPIRKVRTVAGDEAWLVSSYALCTQVLQDRRFSMKETAAPGAPRLNALTIPPEVVNNMGNIADAGLRKAVMKAITPKAPGVEQFLRDTANSLLDNLIAEGPPADLRNDFADPLASALHSKVLGIPQEDGPKLFRSLSIAFMSSADPIPAATINWDRDIAYMAGILDNPNVTTGLMGELGRLRKDPQYSHVSDELFATIGVTFFGAGVISTGSFLTMALISLIQHPRLRNLLHEKPELIPAGVEELLRINLSFADGLPRLATADIEVGDVLVRKGELVLVLLEGANFDPSHFPNPETIDLDRPNPTSHLAFGRGQHFCPGSALGRRHAQIGVETVLQNIPGFDLAVPIDQLVWRTRFQRRIPERLPVLW